One Babylonia areolata isolate BAREFJ2019XMU chromosome 27, ASM4173473v1, whole genome shotgun sequence DNA window includes the following coding sequences:
- the LOC143301230 gene encoding sodium- and chloride-dependent glycine transporter 1-like, translating to MAATKSHLYPTVYKTEEGNIQGNEAGNGAQVDLLNPVDTLAQDVSSTAVLTPLDDDLVGEPQDIDDRGNWSGRFDFLMSLLGYSVGLGNVWRFPYLCYSNGGGAFLFPFIIMFLLLGFPLMFMELSFGQFAALGPAAIFDRICPIFYGLGYGMIAVSLMVSLYYTVIIGWAFLYLFRSFTSELPWERCHPEWATKSCYSYLEADECKAVNGSVYYQNTCFNATVAEETNITHLAQNISTRSPPAQDFFEVELLGLSEGIEEIGNIQWQVALCLLLAWTLTFLALSKGVKSVGKVVYFTALFPYVVLTILFVRGITLPGAKDGIIYYLTPDFEKLVLAKTWVAAAVQIFFALSPAWGGLITLASYNKFHNNCFKDSLIVGVGNILTSIFAGFVIFPIIGYLAKELDMEVDKVVEQGPGLAFIVFPDVVTRLPVSPLWSCLFFIMLITLGMGSEFALLETVMTAVQDTFPHLRQKKTWVVLCVCLIGFFGGLIVCTQGGMYVLQLMDTYAASWAVFLMAIAECVILAWIYGVDTFIQDIEMMIGRQSIHWHRFFKAFWKYLTPATLTFLLFFNWFQYSRMTYAGKLYPMWAELVGWSMAMLPVVLILSLSIFKLVRSPADRNLLGRLRQLLKATPKWGPAHKVPKFDMEAQVNSKTVTNPGFAGSSHNPFEASQL from the exons AACCCAGTGGACACACTGGCACAGGATGTGTCCAGTACGGCTGTGCTCACCCCACTGGATGATGACCTGGTCGGAGAGCCTCAGGACATTGATGACCGTGGCAACTGGTCGGGGCGCTTTGACTTCCTCATGTCTCTGCTGGGCTACTCCGTGGGGCTGGGGAACGTGTGGCGCTTCCCGTACCTCTGCTACTCTAACGGCGGGG GTGCCTTCCTGTTCCCCTTCATCATCATGTTCCTGCTGCTGGGCTTCCCCCTCATGTTCATGGAGCTGTCCTTCGGCCAGTTTGCCGCCCTGGGCCCCGCCGCCATCTTTGACAGGATCTGCCCCATCTTCTATG GTCTGGGCTACGGGATGATCGCTGTGTCGCTGATGGTATCTCTGTACTACACGGTGATCATAGGCTGGGCCTTCCTGTACCTGTTCCGCTCCTTCACCTCAGAGCTGCCCTGGGAACGCTGCCACCCTGAGTGGGCCACTAAAT cttGCTATTCCTACCTTGAAGCGGACGAGTGCAAGGCGGTGAACGGGTCAGTGTACTACCAGAACACCTGTTTCAATGCCACCGTGGCGGAGGAGACCAACATCACTCACCTGGCTCAGAACATCAGCACTCGTTCCCCTCCAGCTCAGGACTTCTTTGA GGTGGAGCTGCTGGGTCTGAGTGAGGGCATCGAGGAGATCGGCAACATCCAGTGGCAGGTGGCGCTGTGTCTGCTCCTGGCCTGGACCTTGACCTTCCTGGCCCTCAGCAAGGGGGTCAAGTCTGTCGGCAAG gTGGTGTATTTCACAGCCCTGTTCCCCTACGTGGTGCTGACCATTCTGTTTGTGCGGGGCATCACCCTGCCTGGAGCCAAGGACGGAATCATCTACTACCTGACCCCTGACTTCGAGAAACTGGTGTTGGCCAAG acgtGGGTGGCGGCAGCGGTGCAGATTTTCTTTGCTCTCAGCCCTGCCTGGGGAGGTCTTATCACCCTGGCCAGCTACAACAAGTTCCACAACAACTGCTTCAA GGACTCTCTGATCGTGGGAGTAGGCAACATCTTGACCAGCATCTTTGCGGGCTTTGTCATCTTCCCCATCATCGGCTACCTGGCGAAAGAACTCGACATGGAGGTGGACAAGGTCGTGGAGCAAG GTCCAGGTCTGGCGTTCATTGTGTTCCCGGACGTGGTGACCCGTCTGCCTGTGTCTCCCCTCTGGTCCTGTCTCTTCTTCATCATGCTCATCACCCTGGGGATGGGCAGTGAG tttgcATTGCTGGAAACAGTGATGACGGCGGTACAGGACACCTTTCCCCACCTGCGACAGAAGAAAACCTGGGTCGTgctatgtgtctgtctcatcgGCTTCTTTGGTGGTCTGATCGTCTGTACACAG gGAGGGATGTACGTTCTGCAACTGATGGACACGTATGCTGCCAGCTGGGCCGTCTTCCTCATGGCCATCGCTGAGTGTGTCATCCTGGCCTGGATTTACG GTGTGGACACTTTCATCCAGGACATCGAGATGATGATCGGACGCCAGAGCATTCACTGGCACCGCTTTTTCAAGGCGTTCTGGAAATACCTCACCCCTGCCACCTTGACC ttcctgCTGTTCTTCAACTGGTTCCAATACTCACGCATGACGTACGCGGGCAAGCTGTACCCCATGTGGGCGGAGCTGGTGGGCTGGTCCATGGCCATGCTGCCCGTCGTCCTCATCCTGTCCCTCAGCATCTTCAAGCTGGTCAGGTCCCCTGCTGACCGTAACCTGCTGGGG agaCTACGACAGCTGCTGAAGGCCACTCCCAAGTGGGGTCCTGCCCACAAAGTGCCAAAGTTTGACATGGAAGCCCAAGTCAACAGCAAGACAGTCACCAATCCGGGCTTTGCCGGCTCGTCACATAATCCTTTTGAAGCCAGCCAGCTCTGA